The following proteins are encoded in a genomic region of Pseudomonas sp. Os17:
- the hemW gene encoding radical SAM family heme chaperone HemW yields the protein MSHDPSASPLILGGAPTPRAALPQLPPLALYIHIPWCVRKCPYCDFNSHAASPTLPEEEYVDALLADLDLELHAVYGRELSSIFFGGGTPSLFSAQALGRLLKGVEQRIPFAGDIEITLEANPGTFEQEKFTAYRALGINRLSIGIQSFQEQKLKALGRIHNGDEAVRAASMARQAGFDNFNLDLMHGLPDQSLDDALDDLRQAIAMKPTHLSWYQLTLEPNTVFWNQPPVLPEDDTLWDIQEAGQALLAEHGYAQYEVSAYAQPGRAARHNLNYWSFGDFIGIGAGAHGKLSHPDGRIQRTWKTRLPKDYLNPAKPFKAGEKTLGNDELPFEFLMNALRLTDGVDAALFAQRTGLDLASLAEGRRQAEQSGLLQVEPSRLAATARGQLFLNDLLQYFLI from the coding sequence ATGAGTCATGACCCTTCCGCGTCGCCGCTGATTCTCGGCGGCGCGCCAACGCCTCGGGCGGCGCTGCCCCAGTTGCCGCCCCTGGCGCTGTACATCCACATCCCGTGGTGTGTACGCAAATGCCCCTATTGCGATTTCAACTCCCACGCCGCCAGCCCGACGCTGCCGGAAGAAGAGTACGTCGACGCCCTGCTGGCCGACCTCGATCTGGAGCTGCACGCGGTCTATGGCCGCGAGCTGAGTTCGATCTTCTTCGGCGGCGGCACCCCGAGCCTGTTCAGCGCCCAGGCCCTGGGCCGGCTGCTCAAGGGCGTGGAACAGCGCATCCCCTTCGCCGGCGATATCGAGATCACCCTGGAAGCCAATCCCGGGACCTTCGAGCAGGAGAAGTTCACCGCTTACCGCGCCCTGGGGATCAACCGCCTGTCCATCGGCATCCAGAGCTTCCAGGAACAGAAGCTCAAGGCCCTGGGCCGCATCCACAACGGTGACGAAGCAGTACGCGCCGCCAGCATGGCGCGCCAGGCCGGGTTCGACAACTTCAACCTGGACCTGATGCACGGTTTGCCGGACCAGTCCCTGGACGATGCCCTGGACGACCTGCGCCAGGCCATTGCGATGAAGCCGACCCACCTGTCCTGGTATCAGCTGACCCTGGAGCCCAACACGGTGTTCTGGAACCAGCCGCCGGTGCTGCCGGAAGACGACACCCTGTGGGATATCCAGGAAGCCGGCCAGGCCCTGCTGGCCGAGCATGGCTACGCCCAGTACGAAGTGTCGGCCTATGCCCAGCCCGGCCGCGCGGCGCGGCACAACCTGAACTACTGGAGCTTTGGCGACTTCATCGGCATCGGCGCCGGGGCCCACGGCAAGCTCAGCCATCCGGACGGGCGTATCCAGCGCACCTGGAAGACCCGCCTGCCCAAGGACTACCTGAACCCGGCCAAGCCGTTCAAGGCCGGCGAGAAGACCCTGGGCAACGACGAGCTGCCGTTCGAGTTCCTGATGAACGCCCTGCGCCTCACCGACGGCGTCGACGCCGCGCTGTTCGCCCAGCGCACCGGCCTGGACCTGGCCAGCCTGGCCGAAGGCCGGCGCCAGGCCGAACAAAGCGGCTTGTTGCAGGTCGAACCGTCACGCCTGGCGGCTACGGCCCGTGGGCAACTCTTCCTCAATGACCTGCTGCAATACTTTCTGATCTAA
- a CDS encoding DUF3392 domain-containing protein: MDLVLDLLATVSRWSRSNLSEIALALVGCLLVLFGADIKGWVEQRLGGIAGALRVPLMALLCMVGSGLALIYATPWIVRGLSQFNNYSLAPVLLVVLVLIGVVADRR, encoded by the coding sequence ATGGATCTGGTACTCGACCTGCTTGCCACCGTGTCCCGCTGGAGTCGCAGCAACCTCTCGGAAATCGCCCTGGCATTGGTGGGCTGCCTGCTGGTGCTGTTCGGCGCGGACATCAAGGGCTGGGTCGAGCAACGCCTGGGCGGCATCGCCGGCGCCCTGCGCGTGCCGCTGATGGCCCTGCTGTGCATGGTCGGCAGCGGCCTGGCGCTGATCTACGCCACGCCGTGGATCGTCCGCGGCCTGAGCCAGTTCAACAACTACAGCCTGGCGCCGGTGCTGCTGGTGGTGCTGGTGCTGATTGGCGTAGTCGCTGATCGTCGCTGA
- a CDS encoding DUF4426 domain-containing protein: protein MGRLVTFLLAACLSFSALAADPIKSERKEVFGDITVHYNTFNSTYLQPDVARAAELVRSKNQGVINVSLIKDGKPLVGQVSGTVKDLTSKSIPLKFRQITEQGAIYYIAQFPVEQQETRTFTITVQTGGDTNSFSFNQELFPGE, encoded by the coding sequence ATGGGACGTCTGGTGACATTTCTATTGGCTGCCTGCCTGAGCTTCAGTGCCCTGGCGGCAGACCCGATCAAGAGCGAGCGCAAGGAGGTGTTCGGTGACATCACCGTGCACTACAACACCTTCAACTCCACCTACCTGCAACCTGACGTCGCCAGGGCCGCAGAGCTGGTTCGCAGCAAGAACCAGGGCGTGATCAACGTTTCGCTGATCAAGGACGGCAAGCCGCTGGTCGGCCAGGTCAGCGGTACGGTCAAGGACCTGACCAGCAAGAGCATCCCGCTGAAATTCCGCCAGATCACCGAACAGGGCGCGATCTACTACATCGCCCAGTTCCCGGTGGAACAGCAGGAAACCCGTACCTTCACCATCACCGTGCAAACGGGTGGCGATACCAACAGCTTCAGCTTCAACCAAGAGCTATTCCCGGGCGAATAA
- the rdgB gene encoding RdgB/HAM1 family non-canonical purine NTP pyrophosphatase: protein MMNLTQLVLASHNAGKLKELQAMLGASVQLRSIGEFSSVEPEETGLSFVENAILKARNAARISGLPALADDSGLAVDFLGGAPGIYSARYADGQGDAANNAKLLDALKDVPEAQRGAQFVCVLALVRHADDPLPILCEGLWHGRILTAASGEHGFGYDPLFWVPERDCSSAELGPVEKNQLSHRARAMAILRQRLGLQ from the coding sequence ATAATGAACCTTACGCAACTCGTACTGGCCAGCCACAACGCCGGCAAACTCAAAGAACTCCAGGCCATGCTCGGCGCCTCGGTGCAACTGCGCTCGATCGGCGAGTTCAGCAGCGTCGAGCCCGAGGAAACCGGCCTGTCGTTCGTCGAAAACGCCATCCTCAAGGCACGCAACGCTGCGCGCATTTCCGGCTTGCCGGCACTGGCGGATGATTCCGGCCTGGCGGTGGACTTCCTCGGCGGCGCGCCGGGCATCTACTCGGCACGCTATGCCGACGGCCAGGGCGACGCGGCGAACAACGCCAAGTTGCTGGACGCCCTGAAGGACGTGCCCGAAGCCCAGCGCGGCGCGCAGTTCGTCTGCGTCCTGGCCCTGGTGCGGCACGCCGACGATCCATTGCCGATCCTCTGCGAAGGCCTGTGGCACGGGCGCATCCTCACGGCTGCCAGCGGCGAGCACGGCTTTGGCTACGACCCGCTGTTCTGGGTGCCGGAACGTGACTGCTCCAGCGCCGAGCTGGGCCCGGTGGAGAAAAACCAGCTCAGCCACCGCGCCCGCGCCATGGCCATTCTGCGGCAACGCCTGGGCCTGCAATGA